The nucleotide sequence GGGAGTGGTACGGGCCGCGCAACTTTGCGTACAGGTCAAAAGCGCCCCTGCCTCCTCTTTTCACCGATTCTCCCCTCGGAACGAGACGGGGAAAAGCGGAAAAATAACCATATCCTGTCAGTTCCCTCCTACTCCCTGCTCCTGCTAATATCTTTAGGCTGAGTGCTCTATGGAGCAGACTCTCCAAGATAGTCGCTCCTCGGCTGTCAAACGCAAAAATACACCCTAACTTCTTAAGTGAATCCGAGTGAATTGCTCTCTATTCTGTGTACATCCGAGGAAGCTGTAAAAAACTGTTCCCCCGGATTCACTCCCGATCCCCACCATCTGAGGCTACAGACCTCACCACAAACTTTCATGATATTTACCCTCAAATGCCACTGATGTAAAAATAGAAATCCCTTCGATCTCCTCTCCCACACCATCTCACCGTCCCCTCCGTGCGGCGCCCGCGTCGCGACTCTCGCGcgagcgacgagcggagcgcgtCGGCCGCCGTTCCCCTCCTCGACGCCCGCTCCTCGTCCCAGCACAACGCCACTGCTCGTCCGCACCGACCACCGTGCCCCTCCACTGCTCGTCCGCGTCGGCCGCCGTGCCCCTCCCCGACGCCCGCTGCTCTCCGGTGAGTTGAAGGCCGATGCTCATCACATCCCTCTCAAATACGTTCTCTCCCTCAGATCCATCTGATTTTGTCTCTGAGTTGTATTGCTGCAGGCTGCCTCCTACCTCCTCTCGCTACCGTCCAAGCCCCTCTTGCTCAAATCTACAATCTGGAGACATGTTTCTTCTTtgtattatggattttgtatgtGATGCTGGTGTGTAGctagttgaaaatatattttttttgcatGAGTGTTAGGCCCCGTTTGCGTGTCCTTAAACtcgtctttcttttttttcttatccagaaccatatttttctctcacaaaattcTTTGGATTCATTCGGATTTctccaaattcctccaagcgaacgggctTTAGTCCTTTACATGTTTGTGAagcatgactactaatactaatTCTAAGACACGAAACAATATCTGCACCACGAAGGAAGACACTGCAGACTGGTGCGTTGAGAATGTAAAAATTGTTTGTGTTAGTCCTTTACACTGCATGCAAAAATCGTGAAATACATGGAGAATTTCACTAGtcttaatttctaacaaaaccaTAATGTATCATACAAATAATGGGCATACTTCAGTTCAGACAGATAGGGATacttagcctgttcgtttggctgtggcttggtcgtaaatgatcgtaaattttcagctggaacagtatttttttctcacacaaaccagctaggctggaacagtatttttctctcacacaaaccagctagTAGTAATTCTTCACGAactagcaacgatacgaaccggttaaccgaacaggctgactaGGGACAATTCCAGCAAAATCCTTTCTTTCAGAATCACTTCGCAGACAAATTGCCAAACGATTTTATCAGAGAGCATCGATTCTAACAAAGAATCACTCAGAATCACTTCAATGGTGGATCAGGGAGCAATGCTctgccaaacatgcccttaacACGCAACACAGTTCGCAGCTCTCCACAAGGGGAAAAAAAGAAGCGTTCCGGTGCTCACTAGGCCGCTGGACCACGCAATCGCGCGCCAGTACAAGCCATGAACCCAACGAGTGGAAAGCACTCCTCTTTCTTCACGCATAATCCATCCCCAGCCACGTTCCCAACGCCCGGAGCCCAAAGCGCGCTGCAAACGCGCGAGCGTCACGGGAAAAACGGACCGGACCGAGGCGGCAGAAACCGGACGTCCACCGCTAAGCTTTATCCACCGCGTCCTCCACTCCTCCCACCCCCGGTTTCGTCGCAAAGCCGCGCGAAAATCTGGAGAAGCTGGCGGGGCTTCAGCGGTTCCGAGCAGCGCGGTGTGGGGGCGGGCGTGGGTGGCAGCCGGGGGCGGCGGGCGGGTGGCAAGCCCCACCGCACCGcgcaagggagggagggagggactaCGAGAGGCAGCCAGCAGGCAGGAGAGATTCGCACGGCTCGCTCACGCACACACGCAAAACAACGCCCGCGTAAATGCGGTTTTGGAGCCGTGCGGGCGGGCGTGAACtgtcctctcctctctcctcccgcAGCGGCTGCGGTCAGCAAGAGACGACGACGCACGCAGAAAAACAACCGCTCCCACAGTCCCCCGCCCCCGCCGTGCCCCTCGTCTCGCCACTGCCATAGATGAAAACAGACGGAAACGAAAGAAAAATATCTATATCGTTTTCGTTTTcatattttattctttttttatgacGGAGACGGGAACAGCTGGAAACAGAAACGATAGCGGCAGGATAAATGATAATACGAAAACGGGTAAATACGATTGGAAAATAGGTGGAAACAGACGGTAAGCGAGAACTTAGACCGGGATTACATGCCACGTGAACTCTCACACATATATTAAAGttaataaacaatttctttgcaaaaagagtgaataaataaataatttaagACACCTCATAAATCACTTGGACTAATCTGCTCATTAGCTTGCTTACCGTTCATGCGTGTGCTGCTGATACTAGGCGCCTCAGCGCCTGTACTGCTACCTGTGTGCTATACGTCTATACGGAAGTGTTGCATGCCACATGGGCCACGGCCACACACCAGCAATTAATACTTTTTTTTAACACACTAACAGCATAGAAAAGTTCACATTAGCAGTAGCAGGCTTCCTCCTAGTACTACCTCCGTCCCATGATATAAGGCGTAATTGTTTTTGTTAGGCTCTGTTTGGTTCTCTAGTCCATGGACTAAAAATTTTAGTCCatttttaggccttgtttggttctctagtccatggactaaaaattttagtccactttagtccatgaactaaaagtggactaaagtggtgtttggttccttgaactaaaatggactaaagtggagagagagggcaataaatgagaggcatgGGTGACCCCAACAacttttagtccattttagttcagttttgtggactaaaggactaaaggattttagtccacttttagtccaAGTGTTTGGCTGTTTAGTCCAACTAAAGTGCAAATTTTAGTCCAAAATGCTTTAGTCCATGGGAACCAACACAGGCCCTTAGTCCCATGATACAAGGCGTCTGCGCTTTAACTCCTGCATGCAGCAACTAATACATGACTAAATCTGACTCCTGGGCTCCCTGGAGAATGCATTTGTGCAGCATGCATGCTGGAAGCTAATTAGCTAGGCCGTTTCTGCATGCACGCATGCGACATCATAGTAACTTGGATGGAGAACCAAAACGTCTTTAATGTGTAGGAGTTAATTTACTTATCGGTCTTGGTGCTAAAGGAAGTTGCCAGTAATTAGCAAAGGGtatagggccttgtttagttcctcccaaactcccaactttgacactacgtaaaaagaagattccccgttacatcaaacttgcggtacatgcatggaatactaaaagtagacgaaattaaaaactaattgcacagtttggttgtactttgcgagacgaacattttgaacctaattagtcaacggttggacaattattaccaaatataaacgaaatgcTATAGTGTCGCTACAGTACATTTTGCCAACTTTGCACATCCAAAGTTtggcaactaaacaaggcctaggataTGGAagttaggccccgttcggcttgctaaaacttgactgaaactgactAACATGTTTACGAAGCATGCCAGCAGGTTATCCCGGATAAGCCGTAAACGGGATGAATACGAATGGTATTCCGTAAATATGGACGGAAAAACCCTCGTCCCGTTTTCGATCCCGGTCCCGGTGCATCACATTCTGTTTTCGGTCCCGTTTCCGTATTTTCTCAAAAAAACGAAAATAGTTGGGATAAAAAACGGTAAGGCCTCATTTGAAAGGTAGGATTGAAAAATACATGaataggaaaaacataggaacaCGATAGGAACGGCATATGGAAACAGATGAATGAAAAATATGGAATTTTATTGGAACGGATGTTTGGATGATTGTAGGAAAAATGCAGGAAACAACAGTGCATGTACTGTCTTCTTGAGGTAAACGAAATAAGTACATGTGAGCTAGTACGACACtcggcctgttcggttggctggttcgtatcgttgctggttcgtgaagaaatactgctggctggtttatataagagaaaaatattattccggctggaaatttacaatCATATACAACAAGCATAAGCCAAACGAACGGGCTAACTATTGTATCCAATCTGTATCATTTAATGTGTTCCTTCAATCAAATCATCTCTCTCTACGCGCGGTGTGATGAAAAAATGAGATCAGAGTGGATGTtttgcgcgtgtttagttggggaAAGTTGAAAATgttgctactgtagcactttcatttttatttgacaaatagtgtttaatcatggactaattaggctcaaaacgtttgtctcgcaattttcaaccaaactgtgcaattagttttttttgtctacatttaatgctccatgcatgtatcgcaaaattcgatgtgatggctactgtagcacctttttAGAATTTagggtgggaactaaacacgcgctttgTTTCACTTGTGAAATGTCTTCCAAAGGATTTTTTCCTCTAAAGTTCCTATAGCACAATCCTGCCAACCAAAGAGCACTACTGTATCAATTCCTCTATGAATCAAAATCCCATGTTTTTCCAACAAAGTTCCTACGTTCAAAGGGGGCCTAAACGGTTGCGGACGGAACGGGATCTGTCCGGTCCGTTTTCAGGGCCTATTTGGAACGAAATATTTTCAAAGGAATTTCAAAGGATTGCCAAACCTGTATTTTGCTGACGTCACCTGCCGTTTGGAATGAAGGAATGGAACTTCCTGTTCATCTGGAAAGGTTTCATTCGCTCATCAAAACGCAGGAATTTATACATCCACTCTTGGCCAAAGTTTTCGCGGAAGACCGAGGCGCTCTCGCGCGCGAGAGAGAATGCTCGCATGGAGCACGGACGAGTGTTTGCCTGGCCGCACTCCTGCGGTGCCGTCCCGCTGCGCCGCTCCAGATCTCGCCGATGTTCGGCTCGCTCATGCCGCTCCAGGCCTCGCCGGCACGAGGGTTGCTTGCGCCGCTTGTGCCCCGCTTGGCCGCTGTACCGCTCCGCCATCCCTTGGCCTCACCAGCGCTTGGTCGCATCCGCTCGGAGCCTTGTTTCTAGGAAAGGATAAGGAGAGAGAAGGCTGCTGGATTTTTTATTTGGCTCCATCGTATTCATACGGTGGATAAGCAAGGACATGGACATGCGGGCCCATGTGTAAGATAGTCATGAAAAAAATGCGCAACTAAAATATTACTATCATTTAGCACTAATAATGACACTTATACTCGCATATTTTATGATTCTCGTGTTATAAATTTCTGTGTTTTAAACAACCTAAATTTTATGTTCCTATGTTTTGAAATTACATAGTTTTTTACTTTTTATCGTaccttaattttgtatttttttttctatttctgcGTTTTGCATTCGTTCGTTCAAACAAACATTCCCTCAACCTTACACTGCCAGTCTCCGCACCGCCCGAGCACTCGCTTTTTGGACCGCGTCCGCCTGCGCTCTACCCTCACACACTTCCCTCTGATCCAGTGCCACTACAATACTCTACTGCTGCGCGCTAGCGGTAGCGcacacaccacaccacaccaccacTCGCGCACAACGCCACCGCTGCTGCTGGCTCCTCCTCGCGCTCGCATTGCGACCTAGCGCGAGGGGAAGGGGGGTGGTGCACGTGCTCCGTGATCTGGGAAGCGCCGCGAGATGGCCgggggtggaggcggcggcggcggcggggccgggCCGAAGCATGACGACCTCACGCCGCACCCCGTCAAGGACCAGCTGTCGGGGGTCTCCTACTGCATCACCAGCCCTCCTCCGTGGCGTGAGTCTCCTATCCCATCGCTTCCTCCTCGGCTCCGGCCAACTTGCCATCGCTCCTCGGCTCCGCTCATGGCAAGTTTTTCCCGTTCCCAAGTTGCCTCCGCTGGCTCACGTCCTTGTTAGGAACAACAACAAACTCCGTGGCGCGGCCCATAATTTCGAAGGGGTTTGTTTTGGTCCCGTCTGGTAGGAAGTTGGCCGCGATAGCGATGCGCTGCTGCTAACAATGTCGCAGTTCCGCGCGTCGTTGTCAAGGGTCTGTGGCGACGGTGCGGTGTGGCCATCACACCTTGACGCCTCGCTTGGGTCGGCGATTGGGTTTTACGGGGGATTTGCGAGATCTGCCTGAGCTTTCCTGGTCTCAGTCAGTCCCATATAATTCTAAAAAGGTGGTTCGCCTTTCCGTTCCGCATGTCGCCTCTCTAGTTGTTTATTTAATCGGATGCTCGTGATTCTGCTAAAAGCTTTGACTCGTGTTGTTGCAAGTGGCGTATATCCACCAAATGAACTCTCAAAGGAATCATCGAAACGAGGTTATGTTGCTCTTGATGCTCAAGTTGCACACGGCTCCCGAATCTGTGATCCCGGTTCTCTGTCACCTTATTAACTGATAGCAGTGGTATATTCCTAGGATTGAGACTTCTCAGTTGTGTGGATGGAATATTCAGGAAATCTGGTGCTGCTTTAGAGTTCTACCGAGTAACTATGGTGTTAATCAACTCTTAGTGTTGACTCTTTCCTGCGTTAAAGCACATGCTCTCTGCCTTTTTGGTTAGTATAACGTGTCTAGTCCATGTTTATTTCGTTTGTAATCTGTAGTACACTATTGAATTGCTATAGACTGTCTATGCCAGTGCTACTAGCTAGCTCCAAATCTGGCTTCAAGTTGCTTTAATTAAAAGGGCGTATCCCAATGCAGAGAGCTTccgctctgtgtggggtctggggaagggtgtcagtggcaagccttaccctcgcctgtgcaatgcgaggagaccgcgactcgaacctgggaccttccggtcacaggcagtaagactctaccgcttgcaccaagccCGCCCTTCTTCAAGTTGCTTTAATTCCCTGAATTATTGAGTTGGAGTTTTCTACCCTGTCATATGAACTGATGCATCTGTTTATAATTTTATATAGCATGCTAGTGGACGTGCCGTGGTTACATAGTTGTGAAAGTAATGATCTATTTGGTTGTGTCACTTTGAAACCCCACTACTGCCTTTTCTGGCATTTAATGTTTTACAGCACATCGCCACAAATAAATTTTGGGTTTAGTTCATTATAAGTTGCATATGACCTGCATGGGATTTTGCACCAACTGGTTGAGTTTGATCCATGGATGGAGGGGGTGAAAGACACCAGCATATTTAGGGAAAAATGATCCATTTGTTGTGCATTCAATTCATCGTGCTTGCATGGAAGTTATGATGTTAAAGGAGAAACATGTCCCAATCTTGGATCATCTGCATTTGTAAATAGGATTAATAAACTGAATTTATCGATTCAAACTTGATTTTGTGTATTTGTCTTGGATTAGCTTCAACATGTTTCCAATATAGTTGACAATGGTACACATATGATGCTGTCTACTACAAAAAATACTTCGCTCACATGCTTGAATACTTCAAAATTTTGATATGATACTATTGGTGAGGAACTTTTTGCCCTAACTTGGTTCTATGGGATTGTCTGCAATGCAGCTGAAGCCGTTCTTCTTGGGTTCCAACATTATCTGGTCATGCTGGGTACCACTGTGATCATACCAACTGCACTAGTTCCACAAATGGGAGGAAACAATGTGAGATTTCGAATTTTACTATTCATGTTGCGTTGGTTACTTGGCTCTAAGCTATCAATCTAATTCCTACCGTTCTTTGTGGTAGGAGGACAAGGCAGTGGTTATCCAGACATTGCTGTTCGTTGCAGGTATCAACACCCTCCTGCAGAGTTTCTTCGGTACCAGGTTGCCTGCAGTGATTGGGGGGTCATACACCTTTGTTCTGCCTACCATCTCAATCATCCTTGCTGGACGTTATGCTAATGAACCTAATCCACACACTGTATGTTGAAAGTACTGCAATCTACCATTTTTCTGATCTTACTATCTTAGTTGTGTACACCTAGACCTGATCATTTACTTGTTATTTTTTCTGAAGAAATTTCTCCGCATCATGCGTGGGACACAAGGTGCATTGATTGTGGCTTCAGCCTTACAGATTATAGTTGGGTTCAGTGGCCTTTGGCGTAATGTTGCCAGGTAGGAAGATGAACAGATTAGTTACTGTATTTCTAATTTCAGTATCTGCTCCAGAGGTACTCAAGCAAGAAAGAATCTTGCAGAAGAGAGACGCATTACTCTTTCTCTCTTGAGGCCTTATGCTTTTATGTACTCGTTTTGTTCCAGGTATCTGAGTCCACTTTCAGCTGCTCCTTTGGTGGCACTAGTTGGATTTGGACTGTATGAGCTAGGATTTCCCTCGGTAAGCTTTGATAATTGTGTTTCTATTCGCTATTCATTCAAGGATATTTGCTCATGCTTGAACTCTAAATATCCAGGTTGCCAAATGTGTTGAGATTGGTCTACCTGAACTAATCCTTCTGGTGATCTTTGCAATGGTATGATTAGATTTCTATACATTTGTTTGTTGCACCCAATTTGCTCTCTAACTCTCTACATGTCATCCAACTACCATTTTCCTTTCTGTTCCATTTTTGCAGTACCTGCCGCATACTGTTCACGTGCTGAAGTCTATCTTTGACCGATTTGCTGTACTGTTCACTATCCCCATAGTGTGGCTCTATGCATACCTTCTCACTGTTGGAGGAGCATACAGGAATGCACCACCAAAGACTCAATTTCATTGCCGCACTGACCGTTCTGGATTAATTGGTGGCGCACCCTGGTACTGTTTACAGTTCTGGAGATACAATTGTTCATATGTCACCATCATTGTTGTCAAAATATATGATTAGTGTAACTTTTCCACAAATGAAATGACAGGATCAGAGTTCCATATCCCTTTCAGTGGGGTGCTCCAACTTTCGATGCGGGTGAAGCTTTTGCAATGATGGCAGCAGCATTTGTTGCTCTCGTGGAGGTTTGGCTCGCTGctcttagaaaaaaaatcaaatattcCAGCACATTGATGCTATATGTGTGTTTGTATGGTGATATAATAATGATCTCACTAACTGGCTATCCCTTGTGTTTGTAGTCCACTGGGGCCTTCATTGCTGTCTCTAGGTATGCTAGTGCTACACCAATCCCACCCTCTGTTCTTAGCCGTGGTATTGGCTGGCAGGTACATGTTATTTTTCATCTACCACATGTTCAGGTTTTACTGGATAATTGTATATTTTAGTTGACTTAGAGCATGCAATTGTTCTTGCTTTAGGGCATCGGTATTCTTCTGGATGGGCTATTTGGGACTGGAAATGGGTCTTCTGTATCAGTGTAAGCACCAGACAGTACATTTTTAAGGAATGCATCTCATTTCTATTTTAATACAACTCTTCTCTTTAAGGAATAGATGTAATTCGGCTTGATACGACAATTGTTTCCTTAACTGCAGTGAAAATGCTGGTTTGCTAGCTTTGACACGCGTTGGTAGCCGAAGGGTAGTGCAGATATCAGCTGGTTTCATGATATTCTTCTCTATTCTGGGTAAGTTTACTTGTCATGGGACTGGTATTTGATTCTTTACCAGATCTTTGAGATAGCAGATTTAAGCCTAACATGTATGATGGGACTTCAAAATTGGCCTGGTTTTGTTTGTCCCATAAGCCTGTTATATAGTACGGAGTAGTAGTTATCGCATAGGGCTCTTCCCTTTCCTTAATGAGGTTGTTAAGATTGTCGGTGGTGCATATAGTATACTAGTATATAGATCGATTGATTGTGTTCCTTTTGAAGTTTGAAGTGAAACTCGGACTCATGCAGTCTAGAACCGGGTCTGTCTATAGAGATATCCGGCAGTAGTTTTTTTAAGAAACTGAATTGTGGCGAATAATTTTCACAAGACACTGCTTAATCCTGCATGCGCATGCTTTAGACTTCTAGCTTGCACACTCCAAAAATAGCTTACCGACAAATTTGTTTCCATTTCTGTTCATTTTCTTTCTTTCCTCTTCTCTTCTTCCCTCCATTTTGATTACCATGGTGTCCTCCACCTCCCTCACAGCTTGTCCCTTCTGTAACCAATAACACAGGTTCACCCAGGCACGCTGCTGCCCCAGCCAGCAGCACCTTGCATCCTTGCCACCCAACTCCTGCGTTCACCCCACCCTCCAATAACCATTG is from Miscanthus floridulus cultivar M001 chromosome 7, ASM1932011v1, whole genome shotgun sequence and encodes:
- the LOC136467708 gene encoding nucleobase-ascorbate transporter 6-like isoform X2, whose protein sequence is MLGTTVIIPTALVPQMGGNNEDKAVVIQTLLFVAGINTLLQSFFGTRLPAVIGGSYTFVLPTISIILAGRYANEPNPHTKFLRIMRGTQGALIVASALQIIVGFSGLWRNVARYLSPLSAAPLVALVGFGLYELGFPSVAKCVEIGLPELILLVIFAMYLPHTVHVLKSIFDRFAVLFTIPIVWLYAYLLTVGGAYRNAPPKTQFHCRTDRSGLIGGAPWIRVPYPFQWGAPTFDAGEAFAMMAAAFVALVESTGAFIAVSRYASATPIPPSVLSRGIGWQGIGILLDGLFGTGNGSSVSVENAGLLALTRVGSRRVVQISAGFMIFFSILGKFGAVFASIPAPIFAALYCIFFAYAGSAGFGFLQFCNLNSFRTKFILGFSVFMGLSVPQYFNEYTSVAGYGPVHTHSRWFNDIVNVIFSSKAFVAGFVAYLLDNTIHRHESSVRKDRGYHWWDKFRSYRTDTRSEEFYSLPFNLNKFFPSV
- the LOC136467708 gene encoding nucleobase-ascorbate transporter 6-like isoform X1 translates to MAGGGGGGGGGAGPKHDDLTPHPVKDQLSGVSYCITSPPPWPEAVLLGFQHYLVMLGTTVIIPTALVPQMGGNNEDKAVVIQTLLFVAGINTLLQSFFGTRLPAVIGGSYTFVLPTISIILAGRYANEPNPHTKFLRIMRGTQGALIVASALQIIVGFSGLWRNVARYLSPLSAAPLVALVGFGLYELGFPSVAKCVEIGLPELILLVIFAMYLPHTVHVLKSIFDRFAVLFTIPIVWLYAYLLTVGGAYRNAPPKTQFHCRTDRSGLIGGAPWIRVPYPFQWGAPTFDAGEAFAMMAAAFVALVESTGAFIAVSRYASATPIPPSVLSRGIGWQGIGILLDGLFGTGNGSSVSVENAGLLALTRVGSRRVVQISAGFMIFFSILGKFGAVFASIPAPIFAALYCIFFAYAGSAGFGFLQFCNLNSFRTKFILGFSVFMGLSVPQYFNEYTSVAGYGPVHTHSRWFNDIVNVIFSSKAFVAGFVAYLLDNTIHRHESSVRKDRGYHWWDKFRSYRTDTRSEEFYSLPFNLNKFFPSV